In the Apteryx mantelli isolate bAptMan1 chromosome 1, bAptMan1.hap1, whole genome shotgun sequence genome, one interval contains:
- the MRTFA gene encoding myocardin-related transcription factor A isoform X3 gives MKVLQLKLQQRRTREELVSQGIMPPLKSPAAFHEQRRSLERARTEDYLKRKIRSRPERSELVRMHILEETSAEPSLQAKQLKLKRARLADDLNEKIAQRPGPMELVEKNILPVESSLKEAIIVGQVNYPKVADNSSFDEDSSDALSPEQPASHESQGSVPSPMDSRICEPLPNTTGTSLAQGTSQLQISADSNETLFLPEQPPPPLPPPPLLPPNLTNGAALPAARPPPTLIKQSQPKSASEKSQRSKKAKELKPKVKKLKYHQYIPPDQKQDKGAPPMDSSYAKILQQQQLFLQLQILNQQQQQHYNYQTILPAPPKPPGEQQSGTSAPAVRNLSATISTTSSVSSGSSGLMRQNSNAAVGKPGPLPANLDEMKVAELKQELKLRALPVSGTKTDLIERLRAYQEQNGAAGQTAPNPKPNTAAILPKAAEVVVAFPAARLSTGPALVTTGIAPAEVVVATVTSGGMMKFGSTGSTPPVSPTPSERSQISTGDENSATGDTFGEMVTSPLTQLTLQASPVQFVVKEESSKAASCSVNAAPRSERCSTSNSRDAEVRDKDQMLQEKDKQIEELTRMLKQKQQLVEMLRLQLEQEKRSQQSLAAPAAAGEGTALPSNPVAFGIQVKSENGFLSCQSAKQSSGQTDQFSPAPTASQMDTSDPSAVPKKAVMVKQEVPAAEAEPPCQSHSPRLFLGQQGSALSDLIKGTPPPTLITDSTGTHIVLTVTKQSTERQGLSPHGKAGSSCPALQRVQSSPSKTSSHPQCQLPASTPPQPTQQQPTQQQQQQPRGLNQSVRKGQKPGLQVVTGQLPHTILSFSAPPNLQPFFLNGFHKGSLKTGAPGKAGQPSVPKKPSSQPSSPAAPSPSQLDLEQQQHPSLFGTPPPPLPIPSVPMKEPPGYEEAMKQQPKAQEENGCSSQQMDDLFDILIESGEISADFKDQSSPAGKEPPVAPASSSPPSSHHSSELAVPVSVGQPVPVGRLEDFLESSTGLPLLTAGHDGPEPLSLIDDLHSEMLSSSAILDHPPSPMDTSELHFAHEPAGGIALDLAEANLDSMDWLELPGGPVMSLAPLSTAAPSLFSTDFLDGHDLQLHWDSCL, from the exons CTCTGAAAAGTCCAGCTGCATTTCATGAACAAAGAAGGAGTTTGGAGCGGGCCAGG ACAGAGGACTATTTGAAACGGAAAATCCGGTCCCGGCCAGAGAGATCAGAGCTGGTTAGGATGCACATTCTGGAAG AGACCTCAGCTGAACCCTCCTTGCAGGCTAAgcagctgaagctgaagagagcCAGACTGGCTGATGACCTCAATGAGAAGATAGCGCAGAGGCCGGGTCCCATGGAGCTGGTGGAGAAGAACATCTTACCTGTGGAGTCCAGCCTGAAGGAAGCCATTATAG TTGGACAAGTGAACTACCCAAAGGTTGCAGACAATTCCTCTTTTGATGAGGACAGCAGTGATGCCCTCTCCCCAGAACAGCCAGCCAGCCATGAGTCCCAGGGATCTGTCCCATCGCCAATGGACTCCCGGATTTGTGAGCCTCTCCCTAACACCACTGGCACATCACTAGCTCAG GGTACATCCCAATTGCAGATTAGTGCAGACTCCAATGAAACGCTTTTCCTACCTGAACAGCCACCCCCACCTctgccacctcctcctcttctgcctcCTAATCTTACCAATGGAGCagctcttcctgctgccaggcccCCACCAACACTCATTAAG CAAAGCCAGCCCAAGTCTGCTAGTGAGAAGTCTCAGCGCAGTAAAAAAGCCAAGGAATTGAAGCCGAAAGTCAAAAAGCTTAAATATCATCAGTATATCCCCCCGGACCAAAAGCAGGACAAAGGAGCTCCTCCCATGGATTCATCCTATGCCAAaatactgcagcagcagcagctctttctcCAGCTTCAGATCCTCaaccagcagcagcaacagcactaCAACTATCAGACCATCCTGCCAGCCCCACCAAA gcctccagGTGAGCAGCAGAGTGGTACCAGTGCCCCTGCAGTACGCAATCTCTCTGCCACAATCAGCACCACATCTTCAGTATCCTCCGGTTCCAGTGGACTGATGCGACAAAACAGTAATGCTGCAGTGGGCAAGCCAGGCCCTCTCCCTGCCAACCTAGATGAGATGAAG GTGGCAGAGCTGAAGCAAGAGTTGAAGCTGAGGGCCTTGCCTGTCTCAGGCACAAAGACGGACCTGATTGAGCGTCTCCGAGCTTACCAAGAGCAGAACGGTGCAGCTGGCCAAACAGCCCCTAATCCCAAACCCAACACAGCAGCCATTCTCCCCAAAGCTGCCGAAGTGGTGGTGGCCTTCCCAGCTGCTAGGCTGAGCACAGGGCCAGCCCTGGTCACCACTGGCATCGCACCAGCAGAAGTAGTTGTGGCCACAGTCACCAGTGGTGGCATGATGAAATTTGGCAGCACAGGCTCAACTCCCCCTGTTTCTCCCACTCCTTCTGAGCGCTCACAGATTAGCACAGGGGACGAGAACTCAGCCACCGGAGACACCTTTGGGGAGATGGTGACTTCGCCCCTGACCCAGCTCACCTTGCAGGCATCTCCAGTGCAGTTCGTGGTGAAGGAAGAAAGCTCCAAGGCTGCCTCCTGCAGTGTAAATGCAGCACCCAGGTCAGAGCGATGCAGCACCAgtaacagcagagatgcagaagttCGGGACAAAGACCAGATGCTGCAGGAGAAGGACAAGCAGATTGAGGAACTCACCCGCATgctgaagcagaagcagcagctggttGAGATGCTTAGGCTACAGCTAGAGCAGGAGAAGCGCTCTCAGCAGTCACtagcagccccagctgctgcggGAGAAGGAACAGCCCTTCCCTCCAACCCAGTGGCATTCGGCATCCAGGTCAAGAGCGAAAACGGTTTCTTAAGTTGCCAGTCTGCAAAGCAATCCAGTGGCCAAACAGACCAATTCAGCCCTGCACCAACCGCTAGCCAAATGGACACTTCGGATCCAAGCGCAGTGCCAAAGAAAGCTGTGATGGTGAAGCAGGAGGTGCCAGCCGCAGAAGCAGAGCCGCCATGCCAGTCCCACAGCCCGCGGCTTTTCCTTGGCCAGCAAGGGAGTGCCCTGAGTGACCTCATCAAGGGTACCCCTCCCCCCACCCTCATCACCGACTCCACAGGGACCCACATCGTCCTCACCGTGACCAAGCAGAGCACCGAGAGGCAGGGCCTCTCGCCCCACGGGAAGGCGGGGAGTAGCTGCCCAGCCTTGCAG AGAGTACAATCATCGCCCTCTAAAACTTCCAGCCACCCGCAGTGTCAGCTACCTGCAAGTACCCCTCCGCAGCCCACACAGCAGCAGcccacgcagcagcagcagcagcaacccagAGGACTAAACCAATCTGTCAGAAAG GGTCAGAAGCCAGGCCTGCAGGTGGTCACAGGGCAGCTGCCCCACACCATATTGTCTTTCTCAGCACCTCCAAATCTGCAGCCCTTCTTCCTCAACGGTTTCCACAAAGGGTCCCTGAAAACTGGTGCTCCTGGCAAAGCCGGCCAACCCAGTGTGCCAAAAAAG CCCTCgtcacagcccagctctcctgctgccCCTTCCCCATCCCAACTGGACCTGGAGCAACAACAGCACCCGTCGCTTTTTGGAACTCCTCCACCTCCTCTCCCCATTCCCTCGGTCCCAATGAAAGAGCCTCCAGGCTATGAAGAGGCAATGAAACAACAGCCAAAAGCCCAGGAG GAGAATGGCTGTTCCAGCCAGCAGATGGACGACCTGTTTGACATTCTCATTGAAAGTGGGG AGATTTCTGCTGACTTCAAGGATCAGTCGTCGCCAGCCGGGAAAGAGCCACCCGTGGCCCCAGCCTCCTCCTCACCGCCCAGCAGCCACCATTCCTCAGAGCTGGCGGTGCCAGTGTCCGTGGGGCAGCCGGTGCCCGTGGGCCGGCTGGAGGACTTCCTGGAGAGCAGCACCGGCCTCCCCCTCTTGACGGCAGGCCATGACGGGCCAGAGCCCTTGTCCCTGATTGACGATCTCCACAGTGAGATGCTGAGCAGCTCGGCCATCCTGGACCACCCGCCTTCACCAATGGACACCTCGGAATTGCACTTTGCTCACGAGCCGGCCGGGGGCATAGCCCTGGATCTGGCTGAGGCTAACTTGGACAGCATGGACTGGCTGGAGCTGCCGGGGGGGCCTGTCATGAGCCTGGCTCCCCTTAGCACTGCTGCTCCCAGCCTCTTTTCCACAGACTTCCTTGATGGACATGATCTGCAGCTGCACTGGGATTCTTGCTTGTAA